From the Erpetoichthys calabaricus chromosome 12, fErpCal1.3, whole genome shotgun sequence genome, the window aatttttctcagcatatctttaaagactgcatcaaaacgattatatatacatttttccaaGTTTTTATATTCCTGCCGCATTTCTTGcagctccagccgcagcttctcgtttgtcttgagcaagccatttatttctttcttcatatttttctgaatgtctttcttgaggtCACTTATGGCCATTGCGATCATTTCCTTAAGTTTAGACAAATCGTTTTGGCTTTCATGCTCTgcgggtgaagtggcaacccctgttacagccgatgcttccggctcgcgaggagtagatgaatgcgcggactgcaaggccatctctagtttcaagtgatcttctggaatcagtgagctatcgtgacctgcatcacttgcaacttcactcccattttcgctctcgactggagatgttGCAGTGGAatggggtcctgggaagtctgcgctttcgcctgcctgttccaggtcagtctctgaaaggctgtaccttgTACTTGCACTTGCACTTGGGCCTGCCGCCTGTCTTGGCTTGGGTGTAGTTTTagatttcttttccgtttctttctgaccccctttcttgttactcatgtttatatactgtagtagagacTTTTTTGGTTAGGTAAATACtcgatacctcgggataataagaaataagagaaaaaataaagccgctgcaatagagctccgcttcagacgtccttctcccataacggacgagaccaactcccctaatggacgagaccaactcccctaacggacgagaccaactccgtGGAGATTTTTAATCACGGTTGTGACTTCAACCACCCAACTGGACCCAATTTCAACCATTGGCTTCAGGAGTTCCTCAATTTTCCCCAGAATGTCTTTTATgccataaaatgtaattttacatgGCTGCATCAAACTCCTCTTACATATGGCACTTGGTTTTTCTACTTGAACAGCTACTACATTTTTTCCGTGTTGGAAGCTCTCAGTCCAATCTGGAAAGCTTTCTGCTACAATTCCATGGGATGCCTCTTTCTTTAACATGACAAATACCCTTATAATTATCACCCACCAATGGATCCCACGGTTGAGACAATAATAAGCGCCATCAACCATATTGTTACAGTTTCTTTCAGGTGCCTTCACTACTGAAGTTTTGAACAGGGTTCATTCAGACTCTACAAGGGAAGAGCTTCTGGGAGTGAGAGTTGAATTAACTCTGAACTGAGACTTTCAGTAGTCCCTTCCAACACCCTCACTGCTCATTGATGATCTCCAGGTCTGTAGAGAAACTCCTCCATCTGTCTGAGCCAGCACTCTGCCAAGTAGTGTTCAGTTTGCAGCTCAGCACTCATATTTACTTGCATGACCTGAATATATAGCCACACATCAGGTTAGATGACTACAACATCAATCAATGACCTTTGTCCCAAGGCACTCTGGAATCAGGCACTCTTATGAGCAAACTTGTGATTATGTTTACAAAAGTAATGAAGACTGATTGTCCCCTTAATAATGTTGGTACTGTTGGACttcaattaaattttattaagagAAGTAACcatttctaaaaatgtgttattattgttgtaaaaTGTCAGTTTTGCTGACCTGGTGCTTAGCACATCACAATGAACTGTGATCATCATCCTAAAATCTTAATAATCAAATGTTTTATAGACAGGACCTTACATTGCGTAGGCAGAAATGATTACAGAATTTCCATAGATGATAACTGTTATGATTAAATTAATAGTAATCAGCATTccgaattttcttttctttcaggtgTAACCACCACAACAACAACTGTAATTCCCACTTCAATTACTTTGGCAGCTGCTACATCACCCACCAGTGCAGCATCATTTTCTTCAACATCTCATACTTTTTCCACAAGTCAGTCACCTACAACAGAATCAACCCTCCCATCTAGTTCATCATCTACAACTACAACAACAAGTAGTAcctctgtcatatcatctgcatcAGACTCTGACACGACAGTGTTTTCCTCCACATTAGTACCCACTCTTAACACTAATTTTGCACCCACTACCTCCTTACTAACACTCAGCACTAAAACTGACTCTGTACCAACCTCCTCTACATCAAAACCTGGTACTTTCACTGATTCTACAGCCATTGCTACTGTATCGACACTCAGCACCAAAACTGACTCTACAGCAACTACTTCCTCATCAAACCCTGCAGCTACCTCTGATTCCACAAGTACTGCCTCCGAAATGACATTCAACAGTAAAAGTGATGTTACACAAACTGCCTCTGCATCATCATCTATCATTATGAGTGCATCCTCATCAATATCCAGGACTAAAACTGATTCTACATCAACTTCCTCCACATCACTGCCTACAGTTGTTTCCCTTTCAACAAAACAGTCATCTGCTACGGATTCTTCAGCAACTCCAGCTACACAGAGGTCTAGCTCCAACACTGACTCCACAGGTATGACATTCTCTTCAACTTATCTAGAGAAATGCATTAAGGGTCCCCAGCAGAGGTCTGCTTGTAAGGATTTGATCATAATTGAAGTAGTTATCTCCAGGCTATAATCACTGAGACAAATTACTTTTGTTTGCTTTGGCACAGAGATCATtgttattatgttcaaacaggtGGGCCCTATGGAAGTTCTGggcaatgcattaaaaatatccCTTAAAATGTTAATAATCTCTTTTAAATATTGCATAAGAGAAACTGTTAAATTACAGATGTGTGCTATTGTTACGCCAACTCAAACTTTTCATATTGGATTCTTTGTAAGAAGAAAGTTTGAgtgtaaaaatgttaattaatcAATTCAGGTACACTTTTTGCATTTCAGGACCCAATGGTTGCAGTGCTATACTTTGCAGATTCTTttaatgaatgcatttttaagaATGGCTCAGTACTTCATAAAAGAgataaaatgattttaatgatGTTAAGAAATTGTGTAGCTCCATCGttaactgaaatgttaaaactaaaaaattaaagttatttCCTGATAAATACTTGTCTATTTCATCATCAAAAGCTGTTTTGTCATAACAAACAACAATCTTTTGCCTGAATCATGTTTTTGTCAGAAAGCaagaaattaagtttttttttgctacttttgAATTTGATGTTCAAGTATAAAACTTATTTTCTGTTTCAGTGCCTCAGCAAAGGTCTTTTCAGGGAGGCTAATGATTGTAATTCTTTGGTAATTAGAACCTAAAATATCTTTTCCCCTTCTTAAAAATGAAACCACCAGTCTATTCTTTTAGGTCTGAGCTACTGTCCATGTCTTCCACACAACATGAAAGAGGTGACTCAGCTGAAACATGTCCaaagtttccccttgggattaataaagtatctatctatctatctatctatctatctatctatctatctatctatctatctatctatctatctatctatctatctatctatctatctatctatctatctatctatctatctatctatctatctatctatctatctatctatctatctatctatctatctatctatctatctatctatctatctatcaaagtatGAGTGCTTATCAGCATTTCCTGTTGCCACTTATGAACCTCTGTGGCTTTACCACTGTGAAGGTTTTTCATCTCTGAATTAACTTAAGCAACCTAACTGGACCCAACTTCATTAAATTGTTCTTGTACTGTTTACTCCAAATAAAATGACATATCCACTGGGCTCAGGAGTTTCTCGTTGTGCCCCAGAAACTTTAAAGCcacaaaaaaactaattttacatggcttcaccaaactccacatACATGCAGGACTTGCTTTGTCTATTGTCACAGCTGCTTTATTCTTGCCTTGTTAGGACCTCTCAGTAAAATCTTGAGACCTTCTAGCTAACATTTCTCCAACTTGGCAGCTACCCTTAGAATTATTATCTACAAATTGGTGTCAAAGTTGAGACCATGAGTTGTAACTTTAAGCATTTTGCCACTGCTTCTGGGGTGGATTTTGACCTCAGTCTATAACTAAGACACACACTACTCTCTCTCAACATCTTTACTGCTCATTTTGGACCTCTAGGTCTGTAGGGAAAATCATCCATCTGTCTGAGCCAGCACACTACCACATAGTGATCAATTTGCAGCTCAGCACTCATATTTACTTGCATGACCAGAAAATATGGCAACAAATCAGATTACATGGCCCCAACATCAATCATTGACCTTTTGCCCATGGCACTCTGGTAACAGCAAGAAATCTTATGAGCAACCTTGTGATtatgtttacaaaaaataagCAGCAGACTAATACTAACAACATTATTAAGGGAAGAGAGTTGGTTACTTCTCTAAATCAAATCTGATTGAAACCAATTTCTAAAAATATGAATAACATCGTTGATGGATTTCAATTTTGCTGACCTGGTGTCAGAACTTTTTTTAGTGAACAGTGATCATCATCCTAAAATCTTAATAATCAATTGTTTCAAAGACAGGAGCTTATCTTGTGAATTTAGAATAGCCATAGACTGTAActgttacatttaaattaatactTAATAGCATGCtgaatttagaacattagaacaatctagacaagaacaggcaattcagcccaacaaagtttgccagtcctatccaattaattcttctaatttaaaaacatcaagtctagttttttaaagtccctaaagtcttacagtCTACCACACAATTTGGTagattattccatgtgtctatggatctttgtgtaaagaaaaacttcctgtttgtatgaaatttacccttaacaagtttccaactttatccccgtgttcttgattacctcattttaaaataatagtctcaatctgttgtactaattccctttataattttaagcaCAATCATGTAACCTCTTAATTTTGTGttgctttcttcataattcaacccctgtagccctgggatgagtctagtcactcttctctggaccttttctagcgctgctatgttctttttgtagcatgAAGACAAAAGCTGcacaaagtactccagatgaggccttataGTGCCTTATCAAACATtatgtcttcttaatggcttctgaacactgtctggaagttaatAGCGTAGAGcctactacaactcctaaatttctctcataaggtgtattctcgattttcagacctcccattgtgtatttaaacctaacgtttttacttcctatgtgtaatactttacatttactgacattaaacttcatctgccacaaatctgcccaagcctgtatgatatccaagtccttctgtaatgatataacagattccaaattatctgccaatccatctatcttggtatcatctgcaaacttaaccaacatgctacttatatttctatccaaatcatttaaatatattaaaaatagtggtggccctagcactgaaccctgtcaaacaccactcttaacatcagccaattctaataaggttcctcacaacatcaccctctgcttactgtgtctgagccaattctgtacccatctaaaacatcaccctgaactcccacttctttttgtttgatgcccaacttctcatgtggcaccttatcaaatgccagATAATCAAAAAATAGCATAAGCTCCACTTTTATTATACCCTTCAGTTgtttccttatagaattccagtatgtcagtaaaatgtaatttttttattttttattccagcTGTAACCACCACACCAACAACTTTAATTCTCAGTACACTTGCTTCAGCTGCCTTCAAAGTGACATTCAGCACTAACAATGATGTCACAGAAACTGTCTCTGCATCATCATCTACCATTATGACTGCTTCCCCATTAATATCCAACACTAAAGCTGACTTTACAATAAATTCTGCCCCcttaaaaccaacattttcaatGGATTTTACAACCAATATCACAACATCAACACCTACCACTAAAACTGATTCTGCAGCAATTTCCTCAACATCAGCTACAATAACTAAAACTGATGCTACAACAACTGGCCAGACATTTTCACGTAACAAACCCGCTGCTACCACAGTGGTATTCACCACTAAAACTGATTCAGTACAGACTACCCCCATATCATCAACTAGAGGTATGACCACTTTCTCAATTTTACCAAACTCCACAATTGATTCAACAGAAACTACCTCCTCATCAATATTCAGCACagtttcttcctcttcatcaatATCCAGTATAAGATCTGATTCTACATCTAGTGCCTCTACATCATCACTCACTATTAACTCTGATTCAGTGCCTGCAGAAATTATTAATTCCACATCAACATTCAGTAATAAAAGTGATTCTACAGCAACTCTCTCTACATTATTTCCCATAGTTGATTCATTTTCAATAACGCAAACATCTGCCACTGATTTTATAGAAACTGCCACCACACCATTGTCTAGCTCTGAAAATTCCTCCTCATTATTACTTAGTACAGTGACTTTGTCTTTACCTATATCCAGTAAACTTTCTGATTCTACAGCCACTGCCTCCACATCATCCTTCACTATTAACTCTGATTTAGTATCTGAAAGAGTCACTGATACCATGTTGACATTTAGCACTAGAACAGGCTCTACAGAAACTTCCTATACATCATTCCCCATAATTGATACCTTTCCAACAAAACAAATATCTCCCACTGATTCTACATCAACTGTCTCGACACTGGTGTCAAACTCTAAAACGAATTTGACAGAAGCTTCATCTGTATCAGTATCCATGACAGTTACTGCCCCCGCGTCAACACCCAATACAAGATCTGATTCTTCAGGCAATGCATCCTCATCGTCACTCACTATTAATTCTGTTTCAGTACCTACACGAATCACTGACTCTACATTGACTCTTAGCATTAATACTGGTTCTACTTTAAGTTCCTCTTCAACACTGCCAATAGTTGATTCCTTTGAAACCACGCAAACATCTGCCACCAATTCTACGGCAACTGCCTCTACACTGGTGCCCAACTCTAAAATTAGTTTGATAGAAACTTCATCCACATCATTATCCATCACAGCTGCTTCCTCTGAACCAATATCCAATGTAAGATCTAATTCTACAACCAATACCTTCCCATCATCAATCTCCATTAACACTGATTCAGCACCTACAAGAATCATTGATTCAACATTGACATTCAGCACtaaaactaacactgcagtaACTTCCTCAACATCATTCCCCATAACTGATTCTACATTAACTGTCTCCACTCTGGTGTCCAATTCTCCAACAAATTTGACAGAAACATCTTCCAAATCATTATCCATGTCAACTACTGCCCTTTCATCAATATTCAGCACAAGACCTGATTCTGCAGCCAATGCCTCCACATCAACACTTACCACTAACACCATTTCAGCAGGAACTTTCTCTATAGCACAACATATATCTATTGATTCTACAGCCAATATTTTCACATCAACATCTGCGACAGAAAAACAGTCTATGGTAATTTCTTCTTCATTGCCCACAGGTAAAAGTAATACTACCGCAACTGGTTTCACATCAGCACCTACAAGAGCTGCATCCACAGTGACTAAAAATGATTTTACACCAGCTGTCTCCACATTTACATTCGACACTAAAATGGATTCTGCAGACCCTGGCTCCCCATCATTATCCACCAAGGCTGGCACATCATCATTAAGATTCAACACTAAGAATTTCTCTACAGCAAATGTCTCTACTCAGATATCAACAGTTGCTACTAATATTACTGTCAATGCTACTACATCGACAGTTAGCAATACAACTGCTTCTACTGCAAATTCTTCTGCATCATTGCCAACTGATTCTACAGCAAACTCCACTGTATTCATAGCAACAAGTAACACAACAAAGTCTGCAGCTACATCTGATTCTAGGATATCAACACTAAGCACTAAAGCAGATTCTGTAGGAAATTCATCTACATTAAAACAATATTCAAGCCTTGATACTACAGTCACTACATCTACATCAGCCTCCCTTTACTCTGCCTCTGCAGTAAAACCTTCCTCAGTGTCTTATTCTACAGCCACTTCTACCACATTAGCAACTCATACTAAAAATGATTTTATGGCACCATCCTCTGCATCACTAGTCAAGGATTCTACAACAACTTCAACCACATCATCACTGAATAAAATTAACACTACAGTAAATTCTACTTTGCCCAAAACCACATCAACAGGTAGTAACTTTTTATCAGCATCTATGATGACAACTAAGGCTGCAGTTGCTACCATGTCTTCCACATCTGCATCTAAAAGTGGTTCAACAGATGGTACCTCAGCATCAGCATCAACGACTACTAATGATACTGTAGTAACTGCCAAtaaatcagcacctctaaatgaCAGTGCAACCACTGCTTATTTGTCACAACTGACATCTTCAGAAAGGAATTCTGCAATCACTGTGAATATTTTCACTGCACACTTGCCGGCAACTTTATCGCAACTTGATACAGCTTCCAGCATCACCACATCAACAAGAAGCTATGGCTCACCCTCATCATCATCAAAAggtacctgcattttttattttcaagaaaTTAAATTAGGTCTAATGAGTCTTTTTCAGTTATGAGTTTACACATTCAAGCTACTGAACAGCACTAATTTTTCATAGTATAATGAGGAATACTGAAATATATTGGTACATGTATGGCTACCAACTACTTTAAAGTTGTTAACTGACACTTCTCCCAAATCtagaaaatccaaaaataaagtaCCTAATGCATTACAATCAGTATGTAAAAACTAAGCCAATTCAAAATTCTTTACTACATATTACAATATCATCTTACAACTTTACTGCCAAACCGTTTTTCTCATGGTAACAAAATATCAATGTTAACAAAATATCATGTTAACAAAATATGTTAACATGATAACAAGCTCAATGTTATCATCCTTTCCTTCATGTCTTTATTAAGagattataaatatgtttagaaaTGATGAAGACCAAGGAGGCAGCATTTGTTAAAGTAACAGATAATGGTCTAATCAAATAAAAGGGAAATGATTCCACTATCATTTAGAGTAGTCCTGAGGGATAACTGGTTGCTTCATAAATAATTCTCCTTGCAAATGATCAAGCTTTCAGTGTACCCTGTGTGGGTTTAATAACAATATTGGTGGATGAAGTGAATAATAcggttgtgtgaaaaagtaagtacacccctcaGAACTTGTTGAATTTTCAACAtatttagaaaggcaaacagtacaTCTTCGTGCAAATGGTGTCTGCAGATAAAGGCAATATACTTGAATGAAAGCACAAGGCAATTTAGTCTTATTAATCATTTAACAAAAGTATCAACAGATGTAATTGTCTAATGGGGAAAAGGAATTACTCCCTAGATCTCAGAAGCTGGTATTGTCCTCTTTAGCAGAAATAACTTCTTGGAGAcattttgcataactgcccaCCAGTGTTCGAAATCAACTTGGTGTAAATTTTTGAGCACTTCTTcatgcaaaattccttcagttgAAAGATGCTTGTAGGTTTTCTTTTAAGCACTGTTCATTTAACACCCAAAACataataggattcaaatcagggctttggCTAGGCCAGTTCTTAACCCTCAGTTTCTTCTTTTCAAGCTTTTCCTTGGTGGATTTATTAGTGCTTTGGATCATTTGCATGTTGAAAGGTAATTTTTTGGTTCAAGTTCAAT encodes:
- the LOC114662214 gene encoding serine-rich adhesin for platelets-like, with product MTFNSKSDVTQTASASSSIIMSASSSISRTKTDSTSTSSTSLPTVVSLSTKQSSATDSSATPATQRSSSNTDSTAVTTTPTTLILSTLASAAFKVTFSTNNDVTETVSASSSTIMTASPLISNTKADFTINSAPLKPTFSMDFTTNITTSTPTTKTDSAAISSTSATITKTDATTTGQTFSRNKPAATTVVFTTKTDSVQTTPISSTRGMTTFSILPNSTIDSTETTSSSIFSTVSSSSSISSIRSDSTSSASTSSLTINSDSVPAEIINSTSTFSNKSDSTATLSTLFPIVDSFSITQTSATDFIETATTPLSSSENSSSLLLSTVTLSLPISSKLSDSTATASTSSFTINSDLVSERVTDTMLTFSTRTGSTETSYTSFPIIDTFPTKQISPTDSTSTVSTLVSNSKTNLTEASSVSVSMTVTAPASTPNTRSDSSGNASSSSLTINSVSVPTRITDSTLTLSINTGSTLSSSSTLPIVDSFETTQTSATNSTATASTLVPNSKISLIETSSTSLSITAASSEPISNVRSNSTTNTFPSSISINTDSAPTRIIDSTLTFSTKTNTAVTSSTSFPITDSTLTVSTLVSNSPTNLTETSSKSLSMSTTALSSIFSTRPDSAANASTSTLTTNTISAGTFSIAQHISIDSTANIFTSTSATEKQSMVISSSLPTGKSNTTATGFTSAPTRAASTVTKNDFTPAVSTFTFDTKMDSADPGSPSLSTKAGTSSLRFNTKNFSTANVSTQISTVATNITVNATTSTVSNTTASTANSSASLPTDSTANSTVFIATSNTTKSAATSDSRISTLSTKADSVGNSSTLKQYSSLDTTVTTSTSASLYSASAVKPSSVSYSTATSTTLATHTKNDFMAPSSASLVKDSTTTSTTSSLNKINTTVNSTLPKTTSTGSNFLSASMMTTKAAVATMSSTSASKSGSTDGTSASASTTTNDTVVTANKSAPLNDSATTAYLSQLTSSERNSAITVNIFTAHLPATLSQLDTASSITTSTRSYGSPSSSSKGPTLNPSAFITTSDIVVCTSEDKSFNINFTITNMDFTSDLGVTTSPLYKEVEANITTLLNQVYQNSDATGYFQSCSILDLSPGSVIVISSCSFKTVNGKLCVDTVKAENIFINATNNVTLLGGIYQLRKGSLTVKDYSIPSSPYSQGFPFWGIIIIVLGSFILFLLPLLSCILFAICRRRNVRRYYEIE